The sequence CGATTGATGAACGACCAATTTCTGAGTGTTCGCTCATTGGTCATTGGGATTTGGTCATTGGTCATTCACCCCCTGCCGGTCAATAGCCGCCTTGCGCCGGTCATTGCGCTATGTTTGTGGGCGATGCCCGGCGCCGCCCATGCTGCTGATCCTTCTGTCACAATCAACGTCATCTTCGTCGGCGATATTATGCTTGACGAGCTGCCCGGCCAGGCCATCGCCGACGGCATCGATCCGTTCACGCCGTTCGATTCGCTCTTTAAGCAGGCCGACATCACGCTAGGCAACTTGGAATGCGTCATCGCCACCACCGGCGAAAAAGTGCCCAAACCGTATAACTTTCGCGCCAGTCCGATTTGCATTCCCGTCATCAAGCGGCATTTCAGCGCGGTCACCGTGGCCAACAATCACTCCGGTGATTACGGCAAAGGCGCGCTGGCCGAACAGTGCGATTTGCTCGATCAGGCCCAAATGCCGTACTTCGGCGGCGGACGGAATTTTGCCGCCGCCCACACGCCGCTCATCTTGGAGCGCAAAGGCATCCGCTTGGCGCTATTGGGCTACGACGAATTCAAACCCCGCATTTTCGAAGCCGGCCCTAACTCGCCCGGCATCGCCTGGAGCGTCGATCAACTGGTCGTGGACGACATTCACGCCGCTCGCGAAAAATATCACGCCGACCTGGTCATTCCCTTCATGCACTGGGGTTGGGAATACGAGGAAATCAGCGACCGCCAGCGAAGTTTCGCCCGCACCATGCTCGACGCCGGCGCCGATGCCGTGGTTGGCGCCCATCCACACGTCCGCCAGGCCATCGAATATTATCACAGCAAGCCCATTTTCTACAGCCTGGGCAACTTCGTCTTCAACGGCTTTCACGATGACGAAACGCTCACCGGCTGGATCTTGCAGCTCACGCTCGATAAATCCGGCGTCACCGATTGGAAAACATTGGTGGCCCACATCGACGACCGCGGCCTGCCCCACTTAGTTGCCGACGCCAAATCACCGCGTGGCAATGCCCGCACCAAACAACTGCTCGATTACGACCCGCCCTACCCCAAGCACGAAGCCGACGACAAATAGAAAATGTAGCGGCCCCGGCGCGCCGGGGTCCCCAGCCGCAGGCAATCCTTTACTCATGTTCCGCCGTCGGCGGCGCAAAGCCGCGCCGCAGCGTATTCTCGGTGATCGTTCGCGGCAGCACGAATTGCAACAGATAATCGGGCCCACCCGCCTTGCTGCCAATGCCCGACAGTTTGAACCCGCCGAACGGTTGCCGCCCGACATACGCGCCGGTAATCGGCCGGTTGAGATACAAATTGCCAACCTGAAATTCCCGGCACACGCGGTCCAAGTTCGCCGGGCTGCGCGAATACATGCCGCCAGTCAGCGCGTAATCGGTTCCGTTGGCGATTTTGATCGCCTCGGTCAAATTTTCGGCTTTGATCACCGCCAGCACGGGACCAAACACTTCTTCCTGCGCCAACCGGCTGCTAGCGGGCACGTCGGCAAAAATATGCGGCCCGACAAAATATCCGCGCTGCTTCAAACTATCGGTGTTCACGGCCAGCACTTCGCGGCCATCCATCCGGCCTATGTCGATGTAA comes from Pirellulales bacterium and encodes:
- a CDS encoding CapA family protein, coding for MNHSSLAGVKSLHYTGAMLKHGRRSEFDPRQAGDALNDRLMNDQFLSVRSLVIGIWSLVIHPLPVNSRLAPVIALCLWAMPGAAHAADPSVTINVIFVGDIMLDELPGQAIADGIDPFTPFDSLFKQADITLGNLECVIATTGEKVPKPYNFRASPICIPVIKRHFSAVTVANNHSGDYGKGALAEQCDLLDQAQMPYFGGGRNFAAAHTPLILERKGIRLALLGYDEFKPRIFEAGPNSPGIAWSVDQLVVDDIHAAREKYHADLVIPFMHWGWEYEEISDRQRSFARTMLDAGADAVVGAHPHVRQAIEYYHSKPIFYSLGNFVFNGFHDDETLTGWILQLTLDKSGVTDWKTLVAHIDDRGLPHLVADAKSPRGNARTKQLLDYDPPYPKHEADDK